Part of the Nocardioides perillae genome is shown below.
GCGGTCGCCGGAGAGGTTGCCGGCCACGACACCGGTCTGGGGGTCGACGCCGACGGCCTCGTCCACACCCGCGACCGTGGTCACGGTGCCGTCGCGCCCGGCGAGGAGCACCTCGCTCCGGCCGTCGGGGTAGGTCGCGTTGAGCACCAGCCCGGCGGGCCCGATCCCCACCGGGGTGAAGCCGCCCAGCGAGGGCAGCTGCACCACCACGTGCTCGTCCGACGCCAGCACCTCGTCGTCGGGCGCGAGGACCGCTGCCTGCTCCGCGCCGACCTCCTGCACCCACCCGACCTCGCCGAGGCTCGGCGCGCCGACGAGTGCGTCGAGAGCGGCCGGCAGCTCCACGGGGTCGCCCAGCGGGCGGCCCAGCTCGTCGAGCACGAAGAGGCGTGAGTCGCCGGCGTCGCCCGTGACGAGCAGCCCGCCGGCCCAGCGCACCGCGTCCTGCGGCATCTCGACCGCGTCGACGACCAGGTCGCCGGCGACGACCGCGTCGCGCCGCACGTCGATCCACGGCACGTCGGTGCGGGCGCCCTGCGGCAGCCCGACGGTCGTCAGGTCCACCTCGCCGACCGGCTCGTAGGTGCGCTCGACCGGCGCCGCCGGGGCAAGGCGCCCGTCGTCGGCGGCCAGCTGGCCAGAGGCCGCCAGTCCGAGCGGCGCGGCGACCGCGAGCGCGGCGGCGACGCCGGCACCGGCGCCGATCCGGCGGTTGCGACGGATCCGGCCGGCTCGGCCCTGCACGGCCTCGAAGCTGATCGAGGGCGCCCCGTCGTGGGTCAGGGTGTCGGCGCGCTGCGTCAGCGCGTCGCGCAGGCGGTCGGCCTGCGGGTCCGTGGGGGTCATCGCCCCTCCTCCAGGGTCTGGGTGCGGGTGTCGGTGCCGTCGGTGCTGGTGTCGATGCCGGTGTCGGTGGGGGTGTCGCGCGGGTCGAGCCCGGCGGGCACGCGCACGCGCAGCGCCGCGAGCGCGCGGCTCGCCTGGGACTTCACGGTCCCGGGGGAGATGCCCAGCGTCTCGGCGATCTCCGCCTCGCTGAGCCCCTCGTAGTAGCGGAGGACGACCACGGCGCGCTGCTTGGTCGGCAGCGTCTGCACGAAGGACCAGACCGCGGCGGCCTGCCCCTCGTCGTACTCGTCGCGGTGGACCTCGACGTCGGGCACGAGGTCGGTGCTGTGCTCGCGACGCTTCCACGGCCGACGCCACAGCGAGTTCAGCTCGTTGACCATGATCCGGCGCACGTAGCCGTCCAGCGAGCCCTGGTCGCGCACCTTGTCCCACGACAGGTAGAGCTTGGCGAGCGCGGTCTGCGCCAGGTCCTCGGCGGTGTGCCGGTCGCCCGAGAGCAGGTACGCCGTGCGGAGCAGGCTCGCCTGCCGCGCGGCCATGTACGCCGCGAACTCCTCGTCGACCCGCGACCGGCGGGTCGGGCGCTGCTCAGGCGTCGCCTGCACGGCCACCCCTCTCACTGCTGTGTCCACGTCGGCCACCGTCGGCTCACCATCCTTCCGGCACCAGGACGCGGCCGCAGTCGATCAGGTTGCACGGGTCACTAGGTTGAGCCCATGCACCAGGTGAAGGCCGTCGTCGCGCGCAGCAAGGGAGCTCCGGTGGAGCTCGTCACGATCAACGTGCCGGACCCGGGTCCGGGGGAGGCGCTGGTGCAGGTGCAGGCCTGCGGGGTGTGCCACACCGACCTGCACTACCGCGAGGGCGGGATCAACGACGACTTCCCCTTCCTGCTGGGCCACGAGGCCGCGGGGGTGGTCGAGGCCGTCGGCGAGGGCGTGACCGAGGTGGCTCCGGGCGACTTCGTGGTGCTGAACTGGCGCGCGGTGTGCGGGGAGTGCCGGGCGTGCACGCGCGGTGAGCCGCAGTACTGCTTCGCCACCCACAACGCGACGCAGAAGATGACGCTGGCCGAGGGCCCTGACGCGGGCACGGAGCTGTCGCCGGCGCTGGGCATCGGCGCGTTCGCCGAGAAGACGCTGGTCGCGGCCGGGCAGTGCACGAAGGTCGACCCCGAGGCGCGGCCGGCGGCCGTGGGCCTGCTGGGCTGCGGTGTGATGGCGGGCCTGGGTGCGGCGATCAACACCGGCGGCGTGACCCGCGGGTCCAGTGTCGCGGTGATCGGCTGTGGCGGTGTGGGCATGGCCGCGATCGCCGGGTCGGTCCTCGCGGGTGCCGACACGGTCATCGCGGTCGACGTCGACGACCGCAAGCTGGAGATGGCGAGGGGCATGGGCGCCACCCACACCGTCAACTCGCGCGAGACCGACCCGGTCGCGGCGATCAAGGAGATCTGCGCGGCGAGCCTGCTGCACCCCGGTGCCGAGGGTGCCGACGTGGTGGTCGAGGCGGTGGGCCGCCCCGAGACGTGGGAGCAGGCGTTCTACGCCCGGGACCTGGCCGGCACCGTGGTGCTGGTCGGCGTGCCGACGCCGGACATGGAGGTGCCGCGGATCCCGCTGATCGACGTGTTCGGTCGCGGCGGGGCGCTGAAGTCCAGCTGGTACGGCGACTGCCTGCCGGGCCGTGACTTCCCGATGCTGGTGGACCTCTACCGCCAGGGCCGGCTCGACCTCGACGCGTTCGTGACCGAGGAGGTCGGCATCGGCGACGTCGAGGCCGCCTTCGAGAAGATGCACGGCGGCCCCGGCGTCGAGCCGGTGCTGCGCTCGGTGGTGGTCCTGTGAGCGCGGCCGCGCCCGGCGGCCTCCGCGTCGACCACGCGGTCTCCTCCGGCACCTTCAGCCTCGACGGGGAGACCCACCAGGTCGACAACAACCTGTGGGTGGTCGGCGACGACGCCGAGTGCGTGGTCGTCGACGCCCCCCACTCCGTCGACGACGTGATGGCGCTCGTGGGTGAGCGGAAGGTCCGCGCGATCGTGCTCACCCACGCCCACGACGACCACTGCCGCATCGCCCCGGCGCTGCGCGAGCGCACCGGCGCGCCGGTGCTGCTGCACCCCGACGACAAGCCGCTGTGGGAGCTCACCCACGGCGGGCCCGACGACCTCGACGCCACGCTGTGGGACGTCGACCTCGCCGACGGCCAGCGCCTCGAGGTCGCCGGCACCACGCTTCAGGTGCTGCACACCCCGGGCCACGCGCCAGGCGCGGTCTGCCTCTACGCCGAGGACCTCGGCTGCGTCTTCACCGGCGACACGCTCTTCCAGGGCGGGCCGGGCGCGACGGGGCGCTCCTTCAGCGACCGGCCGACCATCGAGGCCTCGATCCGGGCGCGGCTCTTCGCCCTGCCCGACGACACCGTCGTCCACACCGGCCACGGCGACGACACCACCATCGGCGCCGAGCGGGCGGCGCTGGGCGAGGGCTAGAGCGGGCGGACGGAGAAGGCGCGGCCCTCACCTGCGACGCGGGTGAGGACGACCGTGGCCTCGGCGTCGCCGCTGAGGGCGAGCCGCTTGCGCAGCTGCTCGGGCACGACGGCGACGCCGCGCTTCTTGATGGTCAGCCGGCCCACGCCGCGCTCGCGCAGCGCTGCCCGCAGCTGCTTCTCGCGGTAGGGCAGCTGCTCGAGCACCTCGTAGGCCCGGGCGAAGGGGGTGCGCACCGCGTCGTCGCCCGTCACGTAGGCGATGTGCTCGTCCACCAGCCCGCCCTCGACCGCGGCCGCGACGGCGGTGACCAGGCCCGCGCGGACGACCGCGCCGTCCGGCTCCCACAGGTAGCGCCCGATCGCGCGCACCGGCCGCGGCTGCCCGTCGTACGGGTCGTCCTCCTCGGTCACCGTCGCGAGGCCGGAGCCGCCGGCGGGGATCACGGTGGCCCGGCGCGACGCGGTGGCGAGGCGGCGCGACCACAGCGCGGCCTCCTTCACCTCGCCCGCCTCGCTGACCCACTCGGCCTCGACGCCGGCGGGCACGAGGTCGTGGGGGATGCCCGGGGCGACCTTGACCACCGCGGGCGTGCCGCGCGACTCGGCGAGCAGGCCCTCGATGAACGACCACGGCGGCGTCCATCCCTCGGCGTCCAGCTCCCGGCCGCGGGCGGAGCGGCGGGCGGGGTCGGCGTACGCCGCGCCGAAGGCGGCCACGTCGACGGCCGTGGCGTCGGCGACCTGCACCGCGCCCGCGAGGCCGAGGGCCGCGAGGTTGGCGCGTGCGACCTCGACGCGCACGGGGTCGAGGTCGACGCCGGCGGCCGTGAGCCCGGCGCGTGCCATCGCGACCAGGTCGCCGCCGACGCCGCAGCCGAGGTCGACGACGGAGGCGGGTGCGGCGAAGGCCAGCCGGGCCGCGCGGTGGGCCGCGACGCGGGCGCGGGTGGCCTGCTCGAGGCCGTCGGGGGTGAAGTACATCCGCACCGCGTCGTCGCCGAGCTTGGCGACCGCGCGGGCGCGCAGCTGCACCTGGGTCAGCGCGGCCGCGGCGTGCTCGGCGACCGGCTCGGTCCGGCGCACGGCTGCTGCCGCGCGCACCACGTCGCCGTCGGCGTCGGCCCAGGCGTGGGTGGCCTCGACCAGCAGCTGCTGGCCCGCGTCGGTGAGCAGCCAGCGGAAGGCGTCGAGGTCCACGGTGGCGATCCTCGCAGCCGCCGACCCTCCTGGCACTCCTTCGGGGTGAGTGCTAATGTCCGCGTTGGCACTCTCCTGGTGAGTGTGCCAGCGCGAGCGCGACGAGCGTGCGACCCCCGCGACGGCGTACTCCTCGACCCGGCCC
Proteins encoded:
- a CDS encoding SigE family RNA polymerase sigma factor, producing the protein MQATPEQRPTRRSRVDEEFAAYMAARQASLLRTAYLLSGDRHTAEDLAQTALAKLYLSWDKVRDQGSLDGYVRRIMVNELNSLWRRPWKRREHSTDLVPDVEVHRDEYDEGQAAAVWSFVQTLPTKQRAVVVLRYYEGLSEAEIAETLGISPGTVKSQASRALAALRVRVPAGLDPRDTPTDTGIDTSTDGTDTRTQTLEEGR
- a CDS encoding S-(hydroxymethyl)mycothiol dehydrogenase; protein product: MHQVKAVVARSKGAPVELVTINVPDPGPGEALVQVQACGVCHTDLHYREGGINDDFPFLLGHEAAGVVEAVGEGVTEVAPGDFVVLNWRAVCGECRACTRGEPQYCFATHNATQKMTLAEGPDAGTELSPALGIGAFAEKTLVAAGQCTKVDPEARPAAVGLLGCGVMAGLGAAINTGGVTRGSSVAVIGCGGVGMAAIAGSVLAGADTVIAVDVDDRKLEMARGMGATHTVNSRETDPVAAIKEICAASLLHPGAEGADVVVEAVGRPETWEQAFYARDLAGTVVLVGVPTPDMEVPRIPLIDVFGRGGALKSSWYGDCLPGRDFPMLVDLYRQGRLDLDAFVTEEVGIGDVEAAFEKMHGGPGVEPVLRSVVVL
- a CDS encoding MBL fold metallo-hydrolase encodes the protein MSAAAPGGLRVDHAVSSGTFSLDGETHQVDNNLWVVGDDAECVVVDAPHSVDDVMALVGERKVRAIVLTHAHDDHCRIAPALRERTGAPVLLHPDDKPLWELTHGGPDDLDATLWDVDLADGQRLEVAGTTLQVLHTPGHAPGAVCLYAEDLGCVFTGDTLFQGGPGATGRSFSDRPTIEASIRARLFALPDDTVVHTGHGDDTTIGAERAALGEG
- a CDS encoding THUMP-like domain-containing protein produces the protein MDLDAFRWLLTDAGQQLLVEATHAWADADGDVVRAAAAVRRTEPVAEHAAAALTQVQLRARAVAKLGDDAVRMYFTPDGLEQATRARVAAHRAARLAFAAPASVVDLGCGVGGDLVAMARAGLTAAGVDLDPVRVEVARANLAALGLAGAVQVADATAVDVAAFGAAYADPARRSARGRELDAEGWTPPWSFIEGLLAESRGTPAVVKVAPGIPHDLVPAGVEAEWVSEAGEVKEAALWSRRLATASRRATVIPAGGSGLATVTEEDDPYDGQPRPVRAIGRYLWEPDGAVVRAGLVTAVAAAVEGGLVDEHIAYVTGDDAVRTPFARAYEVLEQLPYREKQLRAALRERGVGRLTIKKRGVAVVPEQLRKRLALSGDAEATVVLTRVAGEGRAFSVRPL